The Acidobacteriota bacterium genomic interval CCCGGCCCGACGCGGCCACCATCACGTTCTCGGGCTTGAGGTCGCGGTGCACGATCCCGCGCCGGTGGGCCCCCTCGAGCGCGTGGAGGATCTGCGCGGCGTAGTCGAGCGCGGCCGCAAACGGCAGCGGCCCTCCGGCGAGGGCCTGCCGCAGCGTCTGCCCCCGGACGAACTCCGTGACGAGGAACACCTCGTCGCCCTCGCGGACGACGTCGTGCACCCGCGCGATGCTCTCGTCGTCCAGCGTGGCGAGCGCCTGGGCTTCGCGAAGGAGTCGTTCCTGCCGGCCGGGGTCGCTCGAGAACTGGGGAGGCAGCGCCTTGATCGCGACCTCGAGGCCGATGTCCTCGTGGACCGCGCGATAGACCCAGCCCTGTCCGCCGCCACCCGCGATCTCCTCGAGCCGGTACTTGCCAATCCGGGTGCCGAGACGCCGCTCGGCCAGGCGCCGAGGGTCGGTTTCCACCGGCGGCGGCGCGAGACGAGCCTGCTCGAGCAGCTCCGCGACCTCGCGCCGATCGTCGACCGATGCGATGCCGTCGAGGAAGCGCCGCTGGTCGTCGCCCGAGAGCGAGTGCGCCTGCTCGAACAGCGTGGCGATGCGGGCCCAGCGCTCGGGGGTCATTCGTCGGCCTCGTCGGTCAGCGCGCGGCGCAGCCACGCGCGGGCGACCGCCCACCCGCGTTTCACGGTGGCCGGCGCCACGTGGAGCACGGCGGCCGTCTCCTCGACCGTCAGTCCGGCGAAGTACCGCAGCTCGACGATGCGGGCGCGGCCAGGGTCGAGGACGGCGAACTTCGTGAGCAGCGCGTCGAGCGTTTCGACGTCGATGTCGTGCCCGAGATCCGCCGTGACGCGCTCGTCGAGCGACACGCGGTGCAACCCGCCACCGCGCTTCACGGTGGCCTTGGCGCGGGCGCGCTCGATCAGGATCTGACGCATCAACTGCGCGGCGATCGCCAGGAAGTGGGCCCGGTTCTCCCAGGAGAGGTGCCGCTGACGCAGCAACCTGAGGTAGGCCTCGTGGACGAGCGCGGTGGGCTGCAGCGTCTGGCCGGGCCGCTCGTGGCGCATGTAGGCAGCCGCCACGCGCTTCAGCTCGGCATAGACGACGGGGATCAGGCGGTCGAGCGCGGAGGCGCTCCCCGAGCGGATCTCGTCGAGCCACTGCGAGACGCGGGCGGGGGAAGCGGTGTCGACCACGCCCTTCATCCTACGCCCAACGACGCGGGAGCGTCATGTCAGGCGTGGAGGCAGGTCTTGAACTGTGACGCCATTGACGACCTGACCCCATTGACGCGACCCCTTGACGAGGAGAGGCGCGATCGGATGAGCTGAAAGGCATCTTGCCTCGTCGCCGGAGAGCGTTCGCATGATCGGCCACCGGATCGCGCCATTGCTCGGCATCGCCCGCGCCAACTTCCTCCTCCTGCCCGTCGCGCTCGTTGCCGTCGGCGCCGCAGCCGCCGCGTGGGACGGCGCCTTCCGCTGGACGCCCACGCTGCTCGCGCTCGTCGGGCTCACACTTCTTCACGCCGCGGTGAACGCGCTCAACGAAGCGAGCGACATGGAGACGGGCATCGACCTGCAGACGGTGCGCACGCCGTTTTCCGGCGGCAGCGGCACGTTGCCGGCCGGGCAATTGTCGGTGCGTGCCACGCGGGTGTTCGCGTACGGGTGCATCGGGGTGGCTGCGGTGATCGGCCTGTGGTTCGCGGTCCGTCTGGGGCCGTGGTTCGTGGGGCTGCTGGCCGTGGGCGCGGCGTCGGTCGTCTTCTACACCGAGCGCTTCGCGCGCATCGGCCTCGGCGAGGTCGTGGCCGGGCTCGGCCTCGGCGCGCTTCCGGTGTGGGGCGCCGCATGGGTGCAGGGGCCGCCTCCGGGCCCCGCCGCGCTGTGGGCCGGCGTGCCGGCGTTCTTCATGACGTTCAACCTGCTCCTGCTGAACGAGTTTCCCGACGAAGCGGCCGATCGGGCCGGCGGCCGGAAGAACCTCGTGCTGCTGTTCGGACGCCAGGGCGCGGCGCTGGTTTACGCGGCGGCGGCGCTACTCGCGCCGGCCGCCATCGTGGCCGCCGTCGTGCTCGGTGCGCTGCCAACCCACGCGCTGGCGGCGGTCCTGCCGTCGATCCTGCTCGTGCCGCCGCTCGGCTGGGCCTTCGGAGACTCGCGCCAACCGGTGCCGCACGGCGCACTGGGCGCCAACGTGGCGTGGAACCTCGCGACCAACGCCGTGCTGGCCCTGGCGCTCGTCGTGGACCTCTTGATGGCGTAGGGGGTCAGCTGTCAAGGCCTGACCCGACGACGACGACCGGGGGGTGGCAGTACCGTCAGTCGCTCGCGGCCGCCCACGCGGTAGACGGCGAAGTCGCGCTCGTCGATCGTGAACACGCGACGGTAGCCGTCGCGTTCGGCGACGTGCACCAGGGCCGCATCGGCGAGGTCCATGGGCAGATCGCGGTACTTCGCCATCAACTCGCGCACGCGGGGCACATCGTCGTCGCCGAGGGGGGCGAGCGCGATCGGGCCCGCCTCGATCATCGCCCAGAGCGCGGCCTGCTCGGTCCACGTGTCGAGGAGGTACATGGCCTCCACCAGGACCGGCCAGACCGTGACGAGCGGTTCGGTGATGCTCCGCAGCGCCTCGACCGACCGCGCGTGGTGGGTGTCGCGGCGATCGAGGAGGGCCACCAGAGGGCCGGCGTCAACGAGCACGCCGTGCACGGGTACGCCCCTTCAGCGCGGACCGGAGCTTCTCGCCGGTGCGCTCGGACCGATCGGTGTGACGGCTGACGACGCCGATGAGATGCTCGAGGCGGTCGTAGGGACGGACTCCTGGCGTGCGGCGCCGGTCGTGGGCCGCGCCGTACTCGGCGACGGCCTCGCGGACGACGGACGACACGGTGCTTCCCGTCTCGTGAGCGAGCCGACGGAGCAGCCGCTCGGTCTCGGTGTCGAGACGCACGCTGATGGGACGGAACGTCTCTGTCATACGTTCTTGTACTACGCCTGACGGGTCTCGTCAAGTCGATGCGAGTCGCGGCGCTGGATGTCGCGTCTTCTCGGGTGCGCGCCTTCGCCCGGGGGCCGGAGGGCCACGGCGACCAGATCAGACCAGGTTGCAGCCCCTCACACGGTCTCGTAGTATTCGTGCTGCCAACCGCTCAGCTTCGGCGGCACGGCGCCTTCTTGCGGCCACTCGACGGTGCCCGGGAAGTGAGCCAGCCCGGTGCCGCGGGGTGGGTTCTTTCGACCCACGAGGAAGGAGACGACAGTGCGACGAACCTCACCTGCCGGCAGCCCACTCCGACAGCCCGATCCGTTGGGGCAGCCGAGCGTCTGGCCCCTGGTCCGGACACTTCTGGCCCTCGTCTGTGCGGTGGTGACGCCCGCGGCGGCACAGACCACGCCCGACCTCGAGCGCGCCATCGCGGCCGATTACGCCGCCAACCTCGAGCCGCTCTTCAGGCACTTCCACGCCAATCCCGAGCTCTCGCATCGCGAGGTGCAGACGGCCGCCAGGCTCGCGACGGAGCTTCGCGCGCTCGGGTTCCAGGTGACCGAGGGCGTCGGCGGCACCGGCGTCGTGGCGGTGATGGGGAACGGCGACGGCCCGACCGTCCTGCTTCGGGCCGACATGGACGGACTTCCCGTGAAGGAGGCCACGGGGCTGCCGTACGCCTCGACGGCCACGCAGGAAGACCTCGATGGGATCGTGAAGCCGGTGATGCACGCGTGCGGCCACGACGTGCACATGGCCGCGCTCGTGGGCGCGGCGCGGCAGCTCAGCGCGCGGAAGGACCAGTGGGCCGGCACGCTCGTGCTCATCGGCCAGCCGGCGGAGGAGCGGCTCACCGGTGCTCGCGCGATGCTCGACGCCGGGCTCTACGTGCGTTTCCCGAAGCCCGATTACGCGCTTGCCTTCCACGTGGCGGCCCAACTACCCGCCGGGAAGATCGAAGTGCCGCCCGCCATCGTCGCCTCGAGCGCCGACAGCGTCGACATCACGGTGCACGGGGTTGGCGGCCACGGCGCGTATCCCCACCGCAGCATCGACCCGGTGCTCGTGGCCGCGCAGATCGTGGTCTCGCTGCAGTCGCTCGTCAGCCGGACCTTGAATCCGCTCGATCCGGGTGTCATCACGGTCGGCGCCATCCACGGGGGGACGAAGCACAACATCATCGGCGATCGCGTCGACATGCAGCTGACGGTGCGCGCCGACAGTCGTGAGGTGCGCCAGCAACTGCTCGACGGGATTGCCCGCGTCGCGCGCGGGGTGGCGCTGTCGCTCGGCGTGCCCGAGGATCGCCTGCCAGACGTCGTGCCCTCGCCGACGGAATCGACCCCGCCGGTCATCAACGATGCCGCCACGGCAGCCGTGATCGAGAGGGCGTTCGGCGCACACTTCGGCGACGAGCGGCTCGTCGACACGAGGCGTGACGGCATGGGCGCGGAGGACTTCGCCTACTTCATGACATCCGAATCGGGTGTCCTGGGGGTGTATTTCTCCGTGGGCGGCACGCCGGAAGAGGAGTTGGCGACGGCGTCGGGCCACCACTCGCCGACCTTCAGGATCGTGCCGGAGCCGTCAATCACCACAGGCGTCGAGGCGATGACCGTGGGCGCGATCGCGCTCTTCCGGCAGGGGCGCGTCACGGTGCCGTCAGAGCCGCAACCGCGGCCGAGGTGATTGAGAGGCGGGGTCAGGTCGTGAAAAGCGCCACAGTTCAAGACCTGACCCCGGCGTGACTCAGAAGCTCACCACCAGGCCGCCCTGGACCTGGCTGTAGCGCCTCGACGGCGACGCGGTGAATGCCCACTGGAAGTTGTAGGTGCCCTCGATCGCGAACCGCCGATTGAGCGGCCGGCGCAGCCCGGCGCCCAGGTTCAGCCCGGCCTCGAAGCCGCCCGGCTTGAAGTGGTAGAGCCCGAACCCGCCGTTGGCGAAGACGAGCCACGGATCACCCGGGTTGAAGGTGTAGCGGAGGTTCGGCGCGAGGTGCCAGGCGTCGGTGTCGGTCCCGCCGGCCTTCGCGTCGAGGCGCGAGAGGCCGAAGCGCAGCTCCCACGCCCATTCGGGCCGATAGGCGTTGATGAACGCCACGTTGAGCGTCGATCCCGACGTGAGCGTGCTCGCAAACGACCCGTGCGGCCAGGCGATGCCGGCGTGCACGCTCATCGCCGGCGGCGTCCGGCCGGTCAGTTCCCGCACGACCTTCGGCGTGACCGGGCTCGTGCTGGTGATCGTCAGGTCGCACGTGTGCCGGCCCGGCAGGCCTGGCGTGTACTCCACCTCGACGTCGAGGCACGCCCCGGGCCGTAGCGTCGCCGGCAGCGGGTTGCTCGCGAGCGTGAAGTCGGTGCACGACACCGAGGCCGACGTCGCGTCGACCGGGCACGCGCCGATGTTGCACACCGACACCGTCCTGGTCGCCGACTTCCACGCCGACGCCACGCCGAAGTCGGTGGAGCCGGTGACGCGGATGTCGGAGGGCGCAATCCCGCTGCCCGTCGACGTCACGGTGACGCTCGGGAAGTTCGGATCGTTGCTGTTGACGGTGAGCGTCGCCGAGCGCGGCCCCGGAGCCGACGGGGTGAAGCGCACCTGGAACGGGAAGCAGAAATCGTGGCTCACCGAGACGGGAAACCCTCCCGACGGCGCCGTCACCGCGAACTCGGGGTTCGACGAGGTGACGGCGGTCACGACGAGGTTGCCCGCGCTCGTGTTGCACACGTTGAGCGTGTCGACGGCCGACCCGCCCGGGCAGAGCGCGTCGAACACGGGCGCCGACGGCACCTGCACCTCCGGCATCGCGACCTTCTCGAAGGTCAATCGCCACGCGCCGCGCCCGCGCGTGCCGAGAAACAGGTTGATGCCGTCGCCCGGCGCGTCGTGGTCGAAGTGCGCGTAGTAGGGACGCGGAATGTGTGGCACGCCCGATGCGCCGGGGTCGAGCGGGTCGGTGACCCGCTGCCATCGCGTGCCGCCGTTCGTGCTGATGAACACGCCCGCGTCGGCCGCGCCGGCCACGACGAGGTCGGGGTCGGCCGGGTCGAAGGCGACGAGCGTCGGCTGCGGGTACCCACCGAAGCCCGTGAAGCGGTTGGGCCCCCGCGTGTTCGCGTACTGGAACACGCCGCCGCCCGTCATCATCAGGTCGAGCGCCGGGAGACCGAACCACGTGGTCCCACCGTCGAGGGTCATCACCATGCGCGGGCCGCCCGGTGCGCCGAGGTTCGACGCGATCACGCGTTGCGGGTTGTTCCGGTCGACGGCGTACACCCCGAACGACCCCGCCCCGGGGTTCGGTACCTGCTGCCAGGTGCCGCCTCCGCCGGCACCCTCGTAGCGCCAGAGCGTACCCGCCGTGTCGCCGTTGCAGCCGCCGCTCTTCACGAAGAACGTCGGCACGCCACCCGAGAAGGTGACCTGCGTTCCGCATGCGCCCGGCGGCGACGTCGCGGCACCGAGCTGGGTCCATGTCGGTGCCGGGCCCATGTTCGTCGACACGAACACGCCTGTCGTCGTCGCCGCGACGTACGAGTTCGGGCCGAAGTTGGCGAGCGAGTTCAGGTGCTCGAACGAGCGCATGTTGCCGCCAGGGTAGACGCTGATCTCGGGTGAGGCTCCCGTGAGGCCGGCCCCGCTCAGGAAGAGGCGCGTCGCGCGGCCGCCGCCGAAGCAGCAGATGGTGCTGAGCCCCCGGGTGCCCTCCCCGGCGGTGTCGAAGCCGTCGCAGCAGCGCTCGTTGGTCCACGCTACGTTCGTGGCGCCGCCCGTCGTCGTGCCGAAGCTGCCGTTGTCCTGGTTGCCGAAGTAGAGGTCCTCGGCGTTGGCGCCGGCGCGCGGCACGCCCGTGAAGGTGAAGTTCCAGAGGGCGTGCGGCGTCACGTTCGGCTGCGTCCACGCCGGCATGTGGCACGCGGGGCTCGCGGCCACCGTGTTGCGATAGACGCCGCCATCCGAGGAGAAGAGCACCGGGCACGCGTCGTTGGCGACGTTCGGCGCGAACGCGATGTCGCCCACGTCGTCGTGGCCGCCAACCGAGCGGGTGAACGGCCCGGCCCACGCGGCCGAGGCGTTGCAGCGCTGCGCACCGCCCGGCGCCGCGGGGTTCGGCGTGGTGCACGTCCCGCGGTGCAGGCGCACGTCGCCGAACCAGAGGTCGTAGGTCGCGCCCGTGCGCTGGTTCGTCGCGACGAAGGGAATGCGCCCCTGCGCCGACGGGTTCGCGTACGTGACCGGCCAGGTCTGGCCGCCGTCGTCGCTCTCGAAGATCGACGTGCCGACGACCGCGAAGAGGACGTACGACTCGTCGGGCGAGACCGCGAGCGAGCAGCGCCCCGCGGGGAGCGGCGAAGAGGTCGCCGTCGTCCACGTCGTCCCGCCGTCGGTCGACCGGCGGTGCCCGTCGTCGCCGCAGAGGTCGATGATCCCGCCGTCGTGCACCACCACGTCCCAGACGTTGCCGGCACGGTTGGCGGGCGTCGGGTCGACGAAGGTCCACGTGGCGCCCGAGTTCGTGCTCATCGCCAGCCCGCAGTTCGTGCCGATGAAGACGCGCGCGGCGTTTGCCGGATCGATGGCGATGCCGAAGGCTGACGGCTCCGTGCGCCGCACCTCCTCGATGCAGAAGTTCGCCGGCGGCGTGGCACTCGCTGGCCGCACCCAGGTGACGCCGCCGTCGGTGGTCAGGCTGATCCCGGCCCGGCTCGCGACGCGGCCGTCGTAGAACGACGTCGCGTAGACGCGGTTCGAGTTCGTCGGGTCGACCTCGACGTCCCACGTGGCCACTGGCACGTGGCCTGGCACGTGCGCCCACGTGAGGCCGTTGTCGATGCTGCGGAAGAGGCCACCCCATTCGCTCGCCGCCCAGAAGGTGCCTGGCGTCGTGCGGTCGACGCCCAGGCCGTTCACGCGCCCGCCCGAGGCACCGTCGGGGTCGGTGTTGTGCAGGGTCGACTGGTCGGGGCTGATGTCGCGGATGGTGACCGAGAGCTGGGCGGGAGCGGTCGCGGCGGTGAGGGCGAAGAGCAGCGCGAACGACGTGGTGCGCGTGGCGCTCATCGTGGCCCTCCAGGTCGTGGACGCGGCGGTTCGATCAGATCGGCGGGACACACCGGCACCTCGCACATCACGACCGGCGAGAGCCGGGTGCCGGAGCCCGTGTCGATGGCGACGCGCCAGCTGTAGTTCACGCCCGGCTCGAGGTCCTCGAGCACGAGGCCGAACTCCTCGGTGCCGGCCGCGCTGCGCCGTGGCGCCTCGACCTCGAGCACCTGGAACTGGTAGGCGCGCAGATCGCGCGACTGCTGCGCGAGCGCGGGCGCGGCGGCGGCGCGCCGGCCCGGCGCGTCGGGGGCGACCGGCACGGTGACGTAGAGGTTCTTCTCGAAGCCCTCGGCGAAGACCGTGGCCTGGAGGCTCGGCCGGCCGGCGGCGACGCGCGAGGCTTCGGGCCCCTCTTTCGACGCGTGCCAGCGGATGCGGGCGTTCGCCGTGCGCAGCTTCGTCTCGCTGCAGAAGGTCTCGCACGTGATGGTGAGACCGGCAGCGTCGACCGCGCGTTCGAGACGAGGGGGGGCCTGCGCCCCGAGGCGGGGCTCGCCATGAGAGGCGAGGGCCGGCAGTCCGAGACCGAGGACAGCCAGCAGGAGCAGTGTCCGCGACATGGCACCTCCTTTCGGCGCCTCCCGGCGGAAAGGGGCACGGCCAGGCCTGCGACGACCACTGAGTCGACACGCCGACGAGGTCGCTGCGCTCCCCTCCTCAGGGCGGGATGCCGCGAACACTACGCCCGTGTCGTGGACGTGTCAACGGAAGTTTGCGGCTGAGGTCGGTGGGGTCAGGTCGTGAAAAACGCCACAGTTCAAGACCTGACCCCACACGGCACGGCTGCCCGTGCGTCAGTCCACCGTCCGCCGCTCACCGATGGCCCAGAGATACGACGAGGTGCGCACGAAGAGCTGGCCCTCCGAGACGGCGACCGTGCTGAGGCAGTAGGGCGAGCAGTCGCCGAGCAGCGAGTTCGACGAGAGCACCTCGAAGTCCCGCCCTGCCTTGAACACCGTCGTGAGGCCCTCTTCTTCGGTGGTGACGTAGATCTTGCCGTCGGCCAGCACGGGCGACGCGCTGTAGGTGCCAGACGGCAGACGCTGCGGCCCGTACACGGTGGCGCCGGTCTTCACGTCGAGCGCGAACACCACGCCGTTGTCGCGCACGATGTAGAGCAACTCGCCGTCGCTGACCGGTGTGGGCACGTCGGGGCCCTGGGCGAACGTCCAGGCGACGTGCGTCTTCGCGACGTCGCCGCTGCCGCCCGGGCGAATCGCGACGAGCGGGTTGACGCGCGTCGGCGCGATGATGAGACCCGCGGCAATCGTCGGCGAGGCGACAATCCGATAGTTCCTCGCCCGCTGCGGGTTGAGCACGTCGGCGCGCCAGTACTCGCGGCCCGTCTGCGGATCGTGGCCGGAGATGACATCGCCGCCGGTGATGATGAGCTCTGGCCGCCCGTTCACGTCGACCCAGGCCGGCGTGGTGTAGGAGTCGGGCGACTCGTGGACGGCGTCGGTCGGTCGCTCGACTCGCCAGATCGTCTTGCCCGTCATCTTGTCGATCTTCAGCACGTAGGACGGGTCGTCCGTCTTCATGCCGTGGAGCACCTGCAGATACAGCGCGTCGCGCAACAGCGGCGACGAGGCATAGCCAAACAGCAGGCCGAAGGTCCCGTAGTCGGCCTGGAGGTCGCGCGACCACAGCTCCTTGCCCGCGAAGTCGAAGGCCTTGAGGATGCCGAGGCCCGTCATGACCCACACGTGGCGGCCGTCGGTCACCGGCGAGGGCGACGACATGTTCTGCTTCTGCGCCATGTGGTTCGAGTCGGTCAGACGCCGCTTCCACGCGACCGAACGCGTGGTCCGGTCGACCGCCCAGAGCTCGAGCGCACCGGTGTTCGCCGCGGTGGCCACGTTGAGGAAGATCGTGTTGCCCCAGACGATGGGCGTCGACCCGCTGTAGGCGGGAAGCGGCAGCTTCCAGGCCACGTTCGTCGTCTCGATGTTCGAGCAGGTCACCGGGGTGAGGGGGCGCCCCTCACGGCCGCCGCCCGGACTGCGACCCTGCGGTCCCGCGGCCGGTGGCGGCGTGGCAGGTCTCTGCGAGTGCTCGACTGCCTCGGCGCCGTTGCCGGCTGCGTCGACCCCGGCTGCAGGCAGTCCGTCGGGCGTCGGGTCGGCGCACGTCGCCCCCCACGAGACGGGCAGGCCCGTCTCTCGGCTGACGCCGTCTTCCGATGGGCCGCGCCAGTGCGGCCAGTTGCCGGCGGCGAGGGTGGTTCCCGCGAGCAGGGCGACGAGGCCCGCAACGACGAAAGAATTCTGCATCTCGGAATCTTATCGCGATCCCGTCTCGGAGTCGCGCGACTGTGAGACGATACCAGGATGCACCGTCGCGATTTCGTCGTCGGCGCGGTCACAGGGGCCGCCGCGGCCTCGGCAACGCTCGTTACCGGCCGCGCCGTCTACGCGCGGTTCCGCGACGATGGGCGAGCGAGCTTCTCGGAGCAGGGCGAGGACCTCGTGCTGTTCCACGTCGTCCGCGACGTGCTGAAGGTGGCGCACCCCACCTACGTCGACGTCGGCGCGGCGCACCCCGTCGAGAGCAACAACACGTATCTGCTCTACACCCATGGCGGGCGGGGCGTGCTCGTCGAACCCAACCCCGTCTTCGCCGAGCAGTTGCGCGACAAGCGGCCGCGCGACACGGTGGTGGAGGCCGGCATCGGCGTCGCTGGCGCCGCCGAGGCCGACTACTACGTCATCCGCGGCAACCCCATGTTGAACACGTTCTCGCGCGAACAGGTCGACGAGCTGCGACGTAGGGGCGGCGACGAGGTGGTGGAGCGCGTCGTCAAGATGCCACTCATCACGTTGGACCAGTTGATGGCCGAGCACCTCGGGAGGGCACCCGACGTGCTGTCGACCGACGTCGAGGGACTCGATTTCGCCATTCTCCGGTCGCTCGACTTCGAACGGTTCCGGCCGGGAGCCATCTGCGCCGAAGGCGCGTCGACCGACGTCCACGGCCGGCAATCGCCCATCGCCGCGTTTCTGCTCACGAAGGGCTACGTGCCTCGCGGCGGATCGCTCGTCAACACGATCTACGTGAGTGTTGGGGTCAGGTCTTGAAGTGTGGCGTTTTTCACGACCTGACCCCGGCGGAGGGTGCCGCCGGACGGACTCCGGCTACAGTGCAGCCCGCCCGAACCGCGGCCGCCAGGGCGGCAGCCGCTACTGCAGAAGCAGCAACACCAGGACGAGGAAGATGACCGTGGCGGCGATGACGGCCCAGTTGGGCCAGCCGAGCGTGAAGAGCGGGGGACGCCGCGGTGTCGCCATGATGCCCTCCTTGTGAGCCGAGCAACGGCCGACGACGCCGGGTGACACGTCCAGTGTATCGCGCCCGGTGACGAGATGGGTAGAAATCGGGCCGCGTCCCCGACAGCCAGCTCCTTGCACTGGCCTGCAGACCCCCTCGGCACGCACCTGCCTGTGTCCTCACCGGACGCCGATGGCGAGCACCAGCATGCCGAAGTGCAGGAGACGCCCGAGCGAGGTCACCGCCAGAAACCGCCCGAACGGCACCTTCGCGGCCCCGGCCAGAACCGTGATGATGTAGAGCGGGGGCACGCCGACGACGGCGCTCACGAACACCCAGGCGAGCGGATGCCACCGATGGCGTTCGAGCCGCGCCCGCCACTTGTCGAGCCGCGCCCGCGTTCCGCCAGCCTCAACGAGCGCCGCGCCGCGTCCGGTCCAGTACATCAGCCCCTTCCCGGTGACCTGCCCCGCCGTCGCGAGGACCGCGAGCGCCACCAGGTCCGCGCGCGACGTCGCCATCGCCGCGAACGCGAGCACGATGACCTCGGCGTTGAGCCATGGCAGCACGGCGCTCGCCACGGCAAGGCCGTAGCACGACAGGTGGAACCAGGCGGCGTGCGAAATCTCCCAGGAGGGCATGGCGCACCTCGAGCGCGCTCTCGATGAGCGTTCGGAATGTCGCCGGTCAGGTCTCGCAGAAACCAGTGGCCACCGTCGTCGTGAAG includes:
- a CDS encoding sigma-70 family RNA polymerase sigma factor → MKGVVDTASPARVSQWLDEIRSGSASALDRLIPVVYAELKRVAAAYMRHERPGQTLQPTALVHEAYLRLLRQRHLSWENRAHFLAIAAQLMRQILIERARAKATVKRGGGLHRVSLDERVTADLGHDIDVETLDALLTKFAVLDPGRARIVELRYFAGLTVEETAAVLHVAPATVKRGWAVARAWLRRALTDEADE
- a CDS encoding prenyltransferase, yielding MIGHRIAPLLGIARANFLLLPVALVAVGAAAAAWDGAFRWTPTLLALVGLTLLHAAVNALNEASDMETGIDLQTVRTPFSGGSGTLPAGQLSVRATRVFAYGCIGVAAVIGLWFAVRLGPWFVGLLAVGAASVVFYTERFARIGLGEVVAGLGLGALPVWGAAWVQGPPPGPAALWAGVPAFFMTFNLLLLNEFPDEAADRAGGRKNLVLLFGRQGAALVYAAAALLAPAAIVAAVVLGALPTHALAAVLPSILLVPPLGWAFGDSRQPVPHGALGANVAWNLATNAVLALALVVDLLMA
- a CDS encoding PIN domain-containing protein, which encodes MHGVLVDAGPLVALLDRRDTHHARSVEALRSITEPLVTVWPVLVEAMYLLDTWTEQAALWAMIEAGPIALAPLGDDDVPRVRELMAKYRDLPMDLADAALVHVAERDGYRRVFTIDERDFAVYRVGGRERLTVLPPPGRRRRVRP
- a CDS encoding type II toxin-antitoxin system VapB family antitoxin produces the protein MTETFRPISVRLDTETERLLRRLAHETGSTVSSVVREAVAEYGAAHDRRRTPGVRPYDRLEHLIGVVSRHTDRSERTGEKLRSALKGRTRARRAR
- a CDS encoding amidohydrolase, producing MVRTLLALVCAVVTPAAAQTTPDLERAIAADYAANLEPLFRHFHANPELSHREVQTAARLATELRALGFQVTEGVGGTGVVAVMGNGDGPTVLLRADMDGLPVKEATGLPYASTATQEDLDGIVKPVMHACGHDVHMAALVGAARQLSARKDQWAGTLVLIGQPAEERLTGARAMLDAGLYVRFPKPDYALAFHVAAQLPAGKIEVPPAIVASSADSVDITVHGVGGHGAYPHRSIDPVLVAAQIVVSLQSLVSRTLNPLDPGVITVGAIHGGTKHNIIGDRVDMQLTVRADSREVRQQLLDGIARVARGVALSLGVPEDRLPDVVPSPTESTPPVINDAATAAVIERAFGAHFGDERLVDTRRDGMGAEDFAYFMTSESGVLGVYFSVGGTPEEELATASGHHSPTFRIVPEPSITTGVEAMTVGAIALFRQGRVTVPSEPQPRPR
- a CDS encoding choice-of-anchor D domain-containing protein; this encodes MSATRTTSFALLFALTAATAPAQLSVTIRDISPDQSTLHNTDPDGASGGRVNGLGVDRTTPGTFWAASEWGGLFRSIDNGLTWAHVPGHVPVATWDVEVDPTNSNRVYATSFYDGRVASRAGISLTTDGGVTWVRPASATPPANFCIEEVRRTEPSAFGIAIDPANAARVFIGTNCGLAMSTNSGATWTFVDPTPANRAGNVWDVVVHDGGIIDLCGDDGHRRSTDGGTTWTTATSSPLPAGRCSLAVSPDESYVLFAVVGTSIFESDDGGQTWPVTYANPSAQGRIPFVATNQRTGATYDLWFGDVRLHRGTCTTPNPAAPGGAQRCNASAAWAGPFTRSVGGHDDVGDIAFAPNVANDACPVLFSSDGGVYRNTVAASPACHMPAWTQPNVTPHALWNFTFTGVPRAGANAEDLYFGNQDNGSFGTTTGGATNVAWTNERCCDGFDTAGEGTRGLSTICCFGGGRATRLFLSGAGLTGASPEISVYPGGNMRSFEHLNSLANFGPNSYVAATTTGVFVSTNMGPAPTWTQLGAATSPPGACGTQVTFSGGVPTFFVKSGGCNGDTAGTLWRYEGAGGGGTWQQVPNPGAGSFGVYAVDRNNPQRVIASNLGAPGGPRMVMTLDGGTTWFGLPALDLMMTGGGVFQYANTRGPNRFTGFGGYPQPTLVAFDPADPDLVVAGAADAGVFISTNGGTRWQRVTDPLDPGASGVPHIPRPYYAHFDHDAPGDGINLFLGTRGRGAWRLTFEKVAMPEVQVPSAPVFDALCPGGSAVDTLNVCNTSAGNLVVTAVTSSNPEFAVTAPSGGFPVSVSHDFCFPFQVRFTPSAPGPRSATLTVNSNDPNFPSVTVTSTGSGIAPSDIRVTGSTDFGVASAWKSATRTVSVCNIGACPVDATSASVSCTDFTLASNPLPATLRPGACLDVEVEYTPGLPGRHTCDLTITSTSPVTPKVVRELTGRTPPAMSVHAGIAWPHGSFASTLTSGSTLNVAFINAYRPEWAWELRFGLSRLDAKAGGTDTDAWHLAPNLRYTFNPGDPWLVFANGGFGLYHFKPGGFEAGLNLGAGLRRPLNRRFAIEGTYNFQWAFTASPSRRYSQVQGGLVVSF
- a CDS encoding PQQ-binding-like beta-propeller repeat protein, which codes for MQNSFVVAGLVALLAGTTLAAGNWPHWRGPSEDGVSRETGLPVSWGATCADPTPDGLPAAGVDAAGNGAEAVEHSQRPATPPPAAGPQGRSPGGGREGRPLTPVTCSNIETTNVAWKLPLPAYSGSTPIVWGNTIFLNVATAANTGALELWAVDRTTRSVAWKRRLTDSNHMAQKQNMSSPSPVTDGRHVWVMTGLGILKAFDFAGKELWSRDLQADYGTFGLLFGYASSPLLRDALYLQVLHGMKTDDPSYVLKIDKMTGKTIWRVERPTDAVHESPDSYTTPAWVDVNGRPELIITGGDVISGHDPQTGREYWRADVLNPQRARNYRIVASPTIAAGLIIAPTRVNPLVAIRPGGSGDVAKTHVAWTFAQGPDVPTPVSDGELLYIVRDNGVVFALDVKTGATVYGPQRLPSGTYSASPVLADGKIYVTTEEEGLTTVFKAGRDFEVLSSNSLLGDCSPYCLSTVAVSEGQLFVRTSSYLWAIGERRTVD
- a CDS encoding FkbM family methyltransferase, whose product is MHRRDFVVGAVTGAAAASATLVTGRAVYARFRDDGRASFSEQGEDLVLFHVVRDVLKVAHPTYVDVGAAHPVESNNTYLLYTHGGRGVLVEPNPVFAEQLRDKRPRDTVVEAGIGVAGAAEADYYVIRGNPMLNTFSREQVDELRRRGGDEVVERVVKMPLITLDQLMAEHLGRAPDVLSTDVEGLDFAILRSLDFERFRPGAICAEGASTDVHGRQSPIAAFLLTKGYVPRGGSLVNTIYVSVGVRS
- a CDS encoding VTT domain-containing protein produces the protein MPSWEISHAAWFHLSCYGLAVASAVLPWLNAEVIVLAFAAMATSRADLVALAVLATAGQVTGKGLMYWTGRGAALVEAGGTRARLDKWRARLERHRWHPLAWVFVSAVVGVPPLYIITVLAGAAKVPFGRFLAVTSLGRLLHFGMLVLAIGVR